One Oreochromis niloticus isolate F11D_XX linkage group LG16, O_niloticus_UMD_NMBU, whole genome shotgun sequence genomic window carries:
- the LOC100707735 gene encoding olfactory receptor 11A1-like, translating to MDEELNVTYVTFDGHVEMNKYRYVYFFIMFTVYILIISSNFIIIYLILTHKNLHEPMYIFIAALLLNVVIYSTTIYPKLLIDFLSEKQIISYSACLFQFYIIYSLGCSEFFLLAAMAYDRYVAICKPLQYPTIMRKSTVSIFLVIAWLVPASNIAVQAIGMAKSKLCSFHLKSIFCNNTIYTLQCVRSRLVTVFGIVSYLDLVVFPILFIVFTYTKIFIVTYRSCKEIKKKAAETCLPHMLVLITFSCLGVYDVIMARMETDFPKIARLIMTLQITLYQPLFNPFIYGLKMKEISKHLKRLF from the coding sequence ATGGATGAGGAGTTAAATGTTACCTATGTAACTTTTGATGGACATGTAGAAATGAACAAATAcagatatgtttatttttttattatgttcacAGTATATATTCTAATAATTTCCAGtaactttattattatatacCTCATTTTGACTCATAAAAATCTCCATGAACCTATGTACATTTTTATTGCAGCATTGCTACTGAACGTtgttatttacagcacaactaTTTACCCAAAACTCCTGATTgactttttatctgaaaaacaaatcatATCATATTCAGCATGTCTCTTTCAGTTTTACATAATTTATTCTCTGGGTTGTTCTGAGTTCTTTCTCTTGGCAGCCATGGCCTATGACAGATATGTGGCTATATGTAAACCTCTACAATATCCAACCATCATGAGAAAAAGCACTGTGAGTATTTTCCTGGTCATAGCTTGGCTTGTACCTGCTTCTAATATTGCAGTCCAAGCAATAGGAATGGCTAAAAGTAAACTGTGttcctttcatttaaaatcaatattttgtAACAATACAATTTACACTCTTCAGTGTGTAAGATCAAGGTTAGTTACTGTATTTGGTATAGTTAGTTATTTAGATCTCGTAGTATTTCCTATACTTTTTATAGTTTtcacatacacaaaaatattCATAGTCACTTATCGCAGTTGtaaagaaattaagaaaaaagcTGCAGAGACCTGTTTACCCCACATGTTagttttaattactttttcctGTTTAGGTGTCTATGATGTAATCATGGCTCGAATGGAAACAGATTTTCCAAAAATTGCACGGTTAATAATGACATTACAAATAACTTTGTATCAACCTTTATTTAATCCATTCATATATGGGCTTAAAATGAAGGAAATTTCTAAACATCTAAAAAGGTTGTTTTGA